The following proteins are co-located in the Escherichia fergusonii ATCC 35469 genome:
- the rcsD gene encoding phosphotransferase RcsD — MSQSDTTATSRFSLLPGSITRFFLLLIIVLLVTMGVMVQSAVNAWLKDKSYQIVDITHAIQKRVDTWRYVTWQIYDSIAATTTPSGGEGLQETRLKQDVYYLEKPRRKTEALIFGSHDSATLEMTQRMSTYLDTLWGAENVPWSMYYLNGQDNSLILISTLPLKDLSSGFKESTIDSIVDSRRAEMLQQANALDERESFSALRHLTWQNGHYFTLRTTFNQPGHLATVVAFDLPINDLIPPGMPLDSFRLEPDVTSTGATTNDKDTPDSVSISFNSSKIEISSALNSTDMRLVWQVPYGTLLLDTLQNIFLPLLLNIGLLALAVFGFTTFRHYAGKSGETTPSPVMSNELRVLRALNEEIVSLLPLGLLVHDQEANRTLISNKIADHLLPHLNLQNITSMAEQHQGIIQATINNELYEIRLFRSQVTPHTQIFIIRDQDREVLVNKKLKQAQRLYEKNQQGRAAFMNNIGNALKEPVRALAETAAKIETAESQLLTDRADQLVRLVDEIQLANMLENDSWKSESVLFSVQDLIDEVVPEVLPAIKRKGLQLLINNRLHANDQRRGDRDALRRILLLLMQYAVTSTQIGKITLEVDQDESSEERLTFRILDTGEGVTLSEIDNLHFPFINQTQSDRYGSADPLTFWLCDQLARKLGGHLNIKAREALGTRYTIHVKMTPHDEHMEIEERLLDDVCVMVDVTSNEVRNIVLRQLENWGATCITPDERLISQEYDLFLTDNPSNLTSSGVLLSDDESGVRKIGPGQLRVNFNMSNAMQEAVLQLIEEQLAQEDIPESPLGGDENAELHASGYYSLFVDTVPDDVKRLYTEAAVSDFAALAQTAHRLKGVFAMLNLVPGKQLCETLEHLIREKDAPGIEKYISDIDSYVKSLL, encoded by the coding sequence ATGAGTCAGTCTGACACAACGGCTACATCCCGATTCTCCCTTCTGCCGGGAAGCATTACCCGTTTCTTTTTACTATTGATCATAGTGTTGCTGGTGACGATGGGCGTGATGGTGCAGAGCGCTGTAAACGCCTGGCTCAAAGATAAAAGTTATCAAATTGTTGATATCACCCATGCTATTCAGAAGCGAGTAGATACCTGGCGGTATGTTACCTGGCAGATTTATGACAGCATTGCTGCAACAACTACCCCTTCCGGTGGTGAAGGTTTACAGGAAACTCGGTTAAAACAAGATGTTTATTACCTGGAGAAGCCTCGGCGTAAAACCGAAGCCCTGATCTTTGGTTCTCATGACAGCGCAACTTTAGAGATGACCCAAAGGATGTCGACTTATCTCGACACGCTATGGGGTGCTGAAAACGTGCCGTGGTCGATGTACTATCTTAACGGCCAGGATAACAGTCTGATTTTGATCTCAACGTTACCACTTAAAGATCTCTCTTCCGGTTTTAAAGAATCAACGATTGATAGCATTGTCGATTCGCGTCGCGCCGAAATGCTTCAACAAGCGAACGCCCTCGACGAACGTGAAAGCTTTTCTGCTTTACGCCATTTGACCTGGCAGAACGGTCATTACTTTACTTTGCGAACCACTTTCAATCAGCCTGGGCATCTGGCAACAGTAGTGGCTTTCGATTTACCCATCAATGATTTAATTCCCCCAGGAATGCCACTGGACAGTTTCCGCCTGGAACCTGATGTGACCTCCACGGGGGCAACCACCAATGATAAAGACACTCCCGATAGCGTCAGCATCAGTTTTAACAGTTCCAAAATCGAAATCTCCTCGGCATTAAATTCCACCGATATGCGTCTGGTGTGGCAGGTTCCTTATGGCACGTTGCTGCTTGATACCCTGCAAAATATATTTTTGCCGCTGCTTTTGAATATTGGTCTGTTGGCGCTGGCCGTTTTTGGATTCACCACTTTTCGTCACTATGCCGGGAAAAGTGGTGAAACCACGCCTTCTCCGGTAATGAGTAACGAATTGCGTGTCTTACGGGCCCTAAATGAAGAGATTGTTTCTCTGCTACCGTTGGGGCTATTGGTACACGACCAGGAAGCTAATCGTACCTTGATTAGCAACAAAATCGCCGACCATTTACTGCCTCATTTGAATCTGCAAAATATTACCAGTATGGCGGAACAACATCAGGGGATCATCCAGGCGACAATTAATAATGAACTGTATGAGATCCGTCTGTTCCGTAGCCAGGTCACACCGCATACGCAGATTTTTATTATTCGTGATCAGGACCGGGAAGTGCTGGTGAATAAAAAACTCAAGCAGGCGCAACGTCTGTATGAGAAGAATCAGCAGGGGCGTGCTGCCTTTATGAACAATATCGGCAATGCCCTGAAGGAGCCTGTTCGCGCGTTGGCTGAAACTGCAGCGAAAATCGAGACAGCAGAAAGCCAGTTGCTGACGGATCGCGCCGACCAGTTGGTGCGTCTGGTAGACGAAATTCAACTGGCAAATATGCTGGAAAACGACAGCTGGAAAAGTGAATCCGTTCTTTTTTCCGTGCAGGACTTGATCGATGAAGTCGTGCCTGAAGTGCTTCCAGCCATAAAACGTAAGGGGCTGCAGCTACTGATCAACAATCGCCTGCATGCCAACGACCAACGCAGGGGCGACCGTGATGCTCTGCGGCGTATTTTGCTGTTATTGATGCAGTATGCGGTGACTTCCACGCAAATTGGTAAAATTACCCTCGAAGTTGATCAAGATGAATCATCAGAAGAACGCCTCACTTTCCGTATTCTTGATACAGGTGAAGGTGTCACGCTGAGTGAAATTGATAATCTGCATTTCCCGTTTATTAATCAGACACAAAGTGACCGTTATGGCAGTGCAGATCCTCTGACTTTCTGGCTTTGTGATCAGTTGGCTCGCAAATTAGGTGGCCATTTAAATATTAAAGCGCGAGAAGCATTGGGTACACGCTACACCATTCATGTTAAAATGACTCCGCACGATGAACATATGGAAATAGAAGAACGACTATTGGATGATGTCTGCGTTATGGTAGATGTCACTTCAAACGAAGTTCGTAACATCGTGCTTAGGCAACTGGAAAACTGGGGTGCTACGTGCATCACTCCAGATGAAAGACTGATAAGTCAAGAATATGATCTCTTTTTAACTGATAATCCGTCTAATCTTACATCCTCAGGCGTGCTTTTAAGCGATGATGAGTCTGGCGTACGAAAAATTGGCCCCGGTCAACTACGCGTCAACTTTAATATGAGCAACGCTATGCAGGAGGCTGTTCTACAACTTATTGAAGAGCAACTGGCGCAGGAAGATATTCCAGAGTCGCCACTCGGCGGGGATGAGAATGCCGAACTTCATGCCAGTGGCTACTATTCGCTCTTTGTAGACACAGTACCGGATGATGTTAAGAGGTTGTATACTGAGGCAGCAGTCAGTGATTTTGCTGCGCTGGCTCAAACGGCTCATCGTCTGAAAGGCGTGTTTGCCATGCTAAATCTGGTACCCGGCAAGCAGTTATGTGAAACGCTGGAACATCTCATTCGTGAAAAAGATGCTCCAGGTATAGAAAAATACATCAGCGACATTGACTCTTATGTCAAGAGCTTGCTGTAG
- the rcsC gene encoding two-component system sensor histidine kinase RcsC: MKYLASFRTTLKVSRYLFRALALLIWLLIAFASVFYIVNALHQRESEIRQEFNLSSDQAQRFIQRTSDVMKELKYIAENRLTSETGVISSRGRDDKVDVPTFEPLFEDSDCSAMSNVWRGSLESLAWFMRYWRDNFSAAYDLNRVFLIGGDNLCMANFGLRDMPIERDSALEALHERIMKYRNAPQDETGNNLFWIGEGPRPGIGYFYALTPVYLANRLQALLGVEQTIRMENFFTPGSLPMGVTILDENGHTLISLTGPDNKIKAEPRWMQERSWFGYTSGFRELVLKKHLPPSSLSIVYSVPVDQVLEHIRILILNAILLNVLVGAALFTLARMYERRIFIPAESDAQRLEEHEQFNRKIVASAPVGICILRTIDGVNILSNELAHTYLNMLTHEDRQRLTQIICGQQVNFVDVLTSNNTNLQISFVHSRYRNENVAICVLVDVSSRVKMEESLQEMAQAAEQASQSKSMFLATVSHELRTPLYGIIGNLDLLQTKELPKGVDRLVTAMNNSSSLLLKIISDILDFSKIESEQLKIEPREFSPREVMNHITANYLPLVVRKQLGLYCFIEPDVPVTLNGDPMRLQQVISNLLSNAIKFTDIGCIILHLARDGDYLSIRVRDTGVGIPAKEVVRLFDPFFLVGTGVQRNFQGTGLGLAICEKLINMMDGDISVDSEPGMGSQFTIRIPLYGAQYPHKKGVEGLAGTRCWLAVRNASLCHFLETSLQRNGVEVVHYQDQTPAPEDVLITDDEIKEPWAGRAVITFCRRHIGMPLERAPGEWVHSVATPHELPALLARIYRVELDDEELGTSLPVADKATDSNDDMMILVVDDHPINRRLLADQLGSLGYQCKTANDGVDALNVISKNAIDIVLSDVNMPNMDGYRLTQRIRQLGLTLPVVGVTANALAEEKQRCLESGMDSCLSKPVTLDVLKQTLAIYAERVRKTRGT, translated from the coding sequence TTGAAATATCTTGCTTCCTTTCGCACTACTCTGAAAGTTTCGCGCTATTTATTCAGAGCGCTGGCGTTATTGATCTGGCTGCTGATCGCTTTTGCTTCGGTGTTTTACATCGTAAACGCCCTGCATCAGCGGGAGTCAGAAATTCGCCAGGAGTTTAATCTTAGCTCGGACCAGGCGCAGCGGTTTATTCAGCGTACTTCTGATGTTATGAAAGAGCTGAAATATATCGCTGAGAATCGTCTTACATCTGAGACTGGGGTGATTTCTTCGCGTGGTCGTGACGACAAAGTCGATGTTCCAACTTTTGAGCCGCTGTTTGAAGATTCTGACTGTTCAGCAATGAGTAACGTCTGGCGTGGTTCGCTGGAATCGCTGGCGTGGTTTATGCGTTACTGGCGTGATAATTTTTCTGCAGCCTACGATCTCAACCGGGTTTTTCTGATTGGCGGCGATAATTTGTGCATGGCGAATTTTGGTCTGCGCGATATGCCGATAGAACGCGACAGTGCATTAGAGGCACTGCATGAGCGGATTATGAAATACCGCAACGCGCCCCAGGATGAAACCGGTAATAACCTGTTCTGGATTGGCGAAGGGCCGCGTCCTGGCATTGGTTACTTCTACGCTTTAACACCTGTCTATCTGGCAAATCGTTTGCAGGCACTTCTGGGCGTTGAGCAAACCATTCGTATGGAGAATTTTTTCACTCCTGGTAGTCTGCCGATGGGAGTTACCATTCTTGATGAAAACGGCCATACCCTGATTTCCCTGACCGGACCGGATAATAAAATTAAAGCTGAGCCGCGCTGGATGCAGGAGCGTTCCTGGTTTGGTTATACCTCTGGCTTTCGTGAACTGGTGTTGAAAAAGCATCTACCTCCTTCATCATTAAGCATTGTTTACTCTGTTCCCGTCGATCAAGTGCTGGAACATATCAGAATATTGATCCTGAATGCGATTTTACTCAATGTACTGGTCGGGGCAGCGCTATTTACCCTGGCACGCATGTATGAGCGGAGGATCTTTATTCCGGCAGAAAGCGATGCCCAGCGACTGGAAGAACATGAGCAGTTTAACCGCAAGATTGTGGCTTCCGCACCGGTAGGGATCTGCATTTTGCGGACCATTGATGGTGTCAATATTCTGAGTAATGAACTGGCGCATACTTATCTCAATATGCTAACTCATGAGGATCGCCAGCGGCTGACACAAATCATTTGCGGCCAACAGGTAAACTTTGTTGATGTCCTGACCAGTAACAACACTAACTTACAAATCAGCTTTGTGCATTCGCGCTATCGCAATGAAAACGTAGCGATTTGTGTGCTGGTGGATGTATCCTCGCGTGTCAAAATGGAGGAATCACTCCAGGAGATGGCACAGGCAGCAGAGCAGGCGAGTCAGTCTAAATCTATGTTCCTTGCTACTGTCAGTCATGAATTACGCACGCCACTGTACGGCATTATTGGCAACCTGGATTTATTGCAAACTAAGGAGTTACCGAAGGGGGTTGATCGTCTGGTGACGGCAATGAATAACTCCTCCAGTCTGTTGTTAAAAATCATCAGCGATATTCTCGATTTCTCGAAAATTGAATCAGAACAGTTGAAGATTGAGCCACGGGAGTTTTCACCCCGTGAAGTAATGAACCACATCACTGCCAACTATTTGCCGTTGGTAGTGCGTAAACAGTTAGGGCTGTACTGTTTTATTGAACCGGACGTTCCTGTCACGCTGAACGGTGATCCGATGCGTCTACAACAGGTGATTTCTAACTTGTTGAGTAACGCCATTAAATTTACTGATATTGGCTGCATAATTTTGCATTTAGCGCGTGACGGCGATTATCTCTCCATTCGTGTACGCGATACTGGCGTCGGGATCCCAGCCAAAGAAGTAGTACGCCTGTTCGATCCTTTCTTCCTGGTGGGGACGGGAGTGCAGCGTAATTTCCAGGGCACCGGACTGGGGCTGGCGATCTGTGAAAAATTGATTAACATGATGGATGGCGATATTTCTGTAGACTCAGAGCCCGGTATGGGCAGCCAGTTTACGATTCGTATTCCATTGTATGGCGCGCAGTATCCGCATAAAAAAGGTGTTGAGGGGCTGGCAGGAACACGTTGCTGGCTGGCAGTCCGTAACGCTTCGTTGTGTCATTTCCTCGAAACCAGTCTCCAGCGTAATGGTGTAGAAGTGGTGCATTATCAGGATCAAACTCCAGCGCCTGAGGATGTGCTCATCACTGATGATGAAATCAAAGAACCCTGGGCGGGAAGGGCCGTTATCACTTTCTGTCGTCGTCATATCGGGATGCCTCTTGAACGCGCGCCGGGTGAATGGGTCCATAGCGTGGCAACCCCCCATGAATTACCTGCGTTGCTGGCACGTATTTATCGCGTTGAGCTGGATGACGAAGAGTTAGGTACCTCGTTGCCAGTGGCAGATAAAGCCACAGACAGCAACGATGACATGATGATCCTGGTGGTAGATGATCATCCTATTAACCGTCGCTTGCTGGCCGATCAACTGGGATCTCTGGGTTATCAATGTAAAACCGCTAATGACGGCGTGGATGCGCTTAATGTAATAAGCAAGAACGCGATTGATATCGTACTGAGTGACGTCAATATGCCAAATATGGATGGTTATCGCCTGACGCAGCGTATTCGCCAGTTAGGGCTGACATTACCCGTGGTTGGCGTTACGGCTAACGCTTTGGCAGAAGAGAAACAGCGTTGTCTGGAATCGGGAATGGACAGCTGTTTATCGAAACCGGTAACGCTGGACGTGCTGAAACAAACGTTGGCCATTTATGCGGAGCGGGTCAGGAAAACGCGGGGAACGTAG
- the rcsB gene encoding response regulator transcription factor RcsB: protein MNNMNVIIADDHPIVLFGIRKSLEQIEWVNVVGEFEDSTALINNLPKLDAHVLITDLSMPGDKYGDGITLIKYIKRHFPGLSIIVLTMNNNPAILSAVLDLDIEGIVLKQGAPTDLPKALAALQKGKKFTPESVSRLLEKISAGGYGDKRLSPKESEVLRLFAEGFLVTEIAKKLNRSIKTISSQKKSAMMKLGVENDIALLNYLSSVTLSPADKD, encoded by the coding sequence ATGAACAATATGAACGTTATTATTGCCGATGACCATCCGATTGTACTGTTCGGTATTCGCAAATCACTTGAGCAGATCGAGTGGGTGAATGTAGTCGGTGAATTTGAAGACTCAACAGCATTAATCAACAACCTGCCTAAACTGGATGCGCATGTGTTGATTACCGACCTCTCCATGCCTGGAGATAAATATGGTGATGGGATCACCTTAATTAAATATATAAAGCGTCACTTCCCAGGTCTTTCTATTATTGTTCTGACCATGAACAATAATCCGGCGATCCTGAGTGCAGTTTTAGATCTCGATATTGAAGGGATTGTACTGAAACAAGGCGCGCCAACCGACCTGCCGAAAGCGCTGGCAGCACTGCAAAAAGGCAAGAAATTTACCCCGGAAAGCGTTTCCCGTCTGCTGGAGAAAATCAGTGCGGGTGGGTACGGCGACAAGCGTTTGTCACCGAAAGAAAGCGAAGTTCTACGCCTGTTTGCAGAAGGTTTCCTGGTAACAGAAATCGCCAAGAAACTGAATCGCAGTATTAAAACCATTAGTAGCCAGAAAAAATCGGCAATGATGAAACTGGGCGTTGAAAATGATATCGCTCTGTTGAACTATCTCTCTTCTGTGACGTTAAGCCCGGCAGATAAAGATTAA
- a CDS encoding porin OmpC, with amino-acid sequence MKVKVLSLLVPALLVAGAANAAEIYNKDGNKLDLYGKVDGLHYFSDDKSVDGDKTYMRIGFKGETQVTDQLTGYGQWEYQIQGNAPESENNSWTRVAFAGLKFQDVGSFDYGRNYGVVYDVTSWTDVLPEFGGDTYSSDNFMQQRGNGFATYRNTDFFGLVDGLNFAIQYQGKNGSPSGEGMTGVTNNGRDALEQNGDGVGGSITYDIGEGFSFGGAISSSKRTAEQNNSVRYIGNGDRAETYTGGLKYDANNVYLAAQYTQTYNATLAGDLGWANKAQNFEVVAQYQFDFGLRPSVAYLQSKGKNLNANIAGRTYDDEDLLKYVDVGATYYFNKNMSTYVDYKINLLDDNNFTRAAGINTDDIVALGLVYQF; translated from the coding sequence ATGAAAGTTAAAGTACTGTCCCTCCTGGTACCGGCTCTGCTGGTAGCAGGCGCAGCAAATGCGGCTGAAATTTACAACAAAGACGGCAACAAATTAGATCTGTACGGCAAAGTAGATGGTCTGCACTATTTCTCTGACGACAAGTCTGTAGATGGTGACAAAACCTACATGCGTATCGGCTTCAAAGGCGAAACTCAGGTTACTGATCAACTGACAGGTTATGGTCAGTGGGAATATCAGATCCAGGGCAATGCTCCGGAAAGCGAAAACAACTCCTGGACCCGTGTAGCATTCGCTGGTCTGAAATTCCAGGACGTTGGCTCTTTCGACTATGGTCGTAACTACGGTGTTGTTTATGACGTAACATCCTGGACCGACGTGCTGCCAGAATTCGGTGGTGACACCTACAGCTCTGACAACTTCATGCAGCAGCGTGGTAACGGCTTCGCGACCTACCGTAACACTGACTTCTTCGGTCTGGTTGATGGCCTGAACTTTGCTATTCAGTACCAGGGTAAAAACGGTAGCCCGTCTGGCGAAGGTATGACTGGTGTGACCAACAATGGTCGTGATGCTCTGGAGCAGAACGGTGACGGCGTTGGTGGTTCTATCACTTATGACATCGGTGAAGGCTTCAGCTTCGGTGGTGCGATCTCCAGCTCCAAACGTACCGCAGAGCAGAACAACAGTGTTCGTTACATCGGTAACGGCGATCGTGCAGAAACCTACACTGGTGGTCTGAAATACGACGCTAACAATGTATACCTGGCTGCTCAGTACACCCAGACTTACAACGCAACTCTGGCTGGTGATTTAGGTTGGGCGAACAAAGCTCAGAACTTTGAAGTGGTTGCCCAGTACCAGTTCGACTTCGGTCTGCGTCCTTCTGTAGCTTACCTGCAGTCCAAAGGTAAAAACCTGAATGCCAACATCGCTGGTCGTACTTACGACGACGAAGATTTGCTGAAATATGTTGATGTTGGTGCTACTTACTACTTCAACAAAAACATGTCCACCTATGTTGATTACAAAATCAACCTGCTGGACGACAATAACTTCACCCGCGCTGCTGGCATCAACACTGATGACATCGTAGCTCTGGGTCTGGTTTATCAGTTCTAA
- the apbE gene encoding FAD:protein FMN transferase ApbE gives MEINFARVALLAAALLFVGCDQAPKSTKVSSADVTVLEGKTMGTFWRVSVVGINEKRSNELRNRIQTQLDADDQLLSTYKKDSALMRFNDTHSLSPWPVSEAMADIVTTAIRIGEKTEGAMDVTVGPLVNLWGFGPDKQPVTIPSQEQIDAAKAKTGLQHLTVINQYHQQYLQKDLPELYVDLSTVGEGYAADHLARLMEQEGISRYLVSVGGALNSRGMNAEGQPWRVAIQKPTDQENAVQAVVDINGHGISTSGSYRNYYELDGKRLSHVIDPQTGRPIEHNLVSVTVIAPTALEADAWDTGLMVLGPEKAKEIARREGLAVYMITKEGDSFKTWMSPQFKSFLVSEKN, from the coding sequence ATGGAAATAAACTTTGCTCGTGTGGCGCTGTTAGCAGCGGCACTCCTCTTTGTTGGCTGTGATCAAGCCCCGAAATCCACTAAAGTCTCATCAGCAGACGTTACGGTACTGGAAGGTAAAACCATGGGTACTTTCTGGCGTGTCAGCGTGGTGGGCATTAATGAGAAACGCAGTAACGAGTTGCGTAATCGCATACAGACACAACTGGATGCAGATGATCAGTTGCTCTCAACATATAAAAAAGATTCGGCACTGATGCGTTTTAACGATACTCACAGTCTCTCTCCCTGGCCGGTAAGTGAAGCGATGGCTGATATCGTCACCACTGCAATACGAATTGGCGAAAAAACTGAAGGGGCAATGGATGTCACCGTGGGGCCATTGGTTAACCTTTGGGGATTTGGCCCCGATAAACAGCCCGTGACGATCCCCTCGCAGGAGCAAATCGACGCTGCAAAAGCGAAAACTGGATTGCAGCATCTGACGGTGATTAATCAGTACCACCAGCAATATCTGCAAAAAGATCTGCCAGAGCTATATGTGGATCTTTCCACCGTGGGAGAAGGTTATGCGGCGGATCATCTGGCACGCTTGATGGAGCAGGAAGGCATTTCCCGCTATCTGGTGTCGGTGGGCGGCGCGCTGAACAGCCGTGGTATGAACGCTGAAGGCCAGCCGTGGCGGGTAGCGATTCAAAAACCGACCGATCAGGAAAATGCGGTTCAGGCCGTGGTGGATATCAACGGTCATGGCATTAGCACCTCTGGCAGCTACCGTAACTATTACGAACTGGACGGCAAACGTCTTTCTCATGTTATCGATCCGCAAACCGGGCGTCCCATCGAACACAATCTGGTATCCGTGACGGTGATTGCTCCGACGGCGCTGGAAGCCGATGCCTGGGATACTGGCTTAATGGTGCTCGGACCGGAGAAAGCGAAAGAAATTGCTCGTCGTGAAGGACTGGCGGTCTATATGATCACCAAAGAAGGCGATAGTTTTAAAACCTGGATGTCGCCGCAGTTTAAAAGCTTCCTGGTGAGCGAAAAAAATTAA
- the atoS gene encoding two-component system sensor histidine kinase AtoS, with product MYSLKWLYPRRLRNQLIMMAILMVIIPTLSIGYIVETEGRSAVLSEKEKKLAAVVQLLNAALEDRFTLYQHLPREARIRALNQELAPVTERITQAFPGVGAGYYHKELDAIITYAPSALYQSNVGISITPDHPGNIVMHTNTAQLFSGRQVRGDIMNFMIPIEHQGIVLGYIWANELTEDIRRQAWKMDVRIIIVLSAGLLISLLLIVLFSRRLSANIDIITEGLATLAQNNPTQLPQLPGELGQISRGVNNLAEALRESKTLNDLIIENAADAVIAIDRQGDVITMNPAAEAITGYKRQELVGQPYATLFANTHFYSPVLDTLAHGIEHMALEISYPGRDRTIEISATTSRIHDGHGEMIGALVIFSDLTARKESQRRLAQTERLATLGELMAGVAHEVRNPLTAIRGYVQIIRQQTPQPEHQEYLSIVLNEIDSINKVIQQLLDFSRPRKSQWQQVYLKALIEETLILAQTSGVQARIDFITELDPSLTAIVADRELLKQVILNMLINAVQAITARGEIRIRTWMYTANQQAITIEDNGCGIDLSLQGKIFDPFFTTKASGTGLGLALSQRIINAHQGDIRVASLPGCGATFTLILPIDPQENLPL from the coding sequence ATGTACTCTCTGAAGTGGTTGTACCCTCGTCGTCTGCGCAACCAGCTCATCATGATGGCAATCCTGATGGTCATCATTCCGACACTCTCTATTGGTTATATCGTAGAAACTGAAGGTCGGTCAGCGGTGTTATCTGAAAAAGAGAAAAAATTAGCGGCGGTTGTGCAGTTGCTGAACGCCGCACTGGAAGATCGCTTTACGCTTTACCAACATCTGCCTCGTGAGGCACGCATCAGGGCGCTGAATCAGGAGCTGGCTCCTGTCACTGAACGTATTACCCAGGCATTTCCCGGCGTCGGAGCGGGCTATTACCACAAAGAACTGGACGCAATTATCACTTATGCTCCGTCTGCACTCTATCAAAGCAATGTGGGGATTAGTATCACTCCTGATCATCCCGGCAATATCGTCATGCATACCAATACAGCACAACTCTTTTCCGGCAGGCAAGTCCGCGGCGACATTATGAATTTCATGATCCCTATCGAACACCAGGGCATCGTGCTGGGTTATATCTGGGCAAATGAATTAACGGAAGATATTCGTCGTCAGGCATGGAAAATGGACGTGCGAATAATCATTGTCCTCTCAGCCGGGTTGCTGATTAGCTTGCTGTTGATTGTACTTTTTTCCCGGCGATTAAGCGCCAATATCGATATTATCACCGAAGGGCTGGCGACCCTGGCGCAAAATAACCCTACGCAACTACCACAGTTGCCAGGTGAACTTGGGCAAATCAGCCGTGGTGTGAATAACCTTGCAGAAGCACTTCGTGAATCAAAGACACTGAATGACCTGATTATTGAAAATGCCGCCGATGCGGTTATTGCCATTGACCGACAAGGCGATGTGATCACCATGAATCCCGCCGCAGAAGCCATCACCGGATACAAACGTCAGGAACTGGTAGGCCAGCCTTACGCTACCCTCTTTGCCAACACCCATTTTTATAGTCCGGTTCTTGATACGCTGGCGCACGGTATCGAACATATGGCGCTGGAAATCAGCTATCCCGGGCGCGACCGTACTATTGAAATCAGCGCTACCACCAGCAGAATCCATGACGGACATGGTGAAATGATTGGCGCTTTAGTGATTTTCTCCGATCTGACGGCACGTAAAGAAAGCCAACGGCGACTGGCGCAGACAGAAAGACTCGCCACCCTTGGGGAACTGATGGCGGGCGTAGCGCATGAAGTACGCAATCCTCTCACCGCCATCAGAGGTTACGTGCAAATCATTCGCCAGCAGACACCTCAGCCAGAACATCAGGAATATCTGTCAATTGTACTGAACGAGATTGATTCTATTAACAAAGTTATTCAGCAGCTTTTGGATTTTTCCCGCCCGCGTAAAAGTCAGTGGCAGCAAGTGTATCTCAAAGCCCTGATCGAAGAGACGCTGATCCTTGCCCAAACCTCCGGCGTACAGGCACGGATCGACTTTATTACAGAACTTGACCCGTCACTCACAGCGATCGTGGCTGATCGGGAACTGCTCAAGCAGGTTATTCTCAATATGTTGATCAATGCCGTGCAAGCTATCACCGCACGGGGTGAAATCCGCATTCGCACATGGATGTATACAGCCAACCAGCAGGCGATCACGATTGAAGACAACGGCTGCGGCATCGATCTGTCTCTACAGGGAAAAATCTTTGATCCCTTCTTTACCACTAAAGCATCCGGCACAGGACTTGGACTTGCCTTAAGCCAACGAATTATTAATGCGCACCAGGGCGATATTCGCGTCGCCAGCCTGCCCGGCTGCGGTGCCACATTCACCCTTATCTTACCGATTGATCCGCAGGAAAATTTGCCCTTATGA